A genomic stretch from Streptomyces sp. QL37 includes:
- the lon gene encoding endopeptidase La — protein sequence MTAESNASKAFTPIDLPVLPLDDEVVLPGMVVPLDLSDAEVRAAVEAAQAVARPGGGKPEVLLVPRIDGNYTGTGVLGTVEQVGRLSDGDPGALIRARDRVRIGAGTSGPGSALWVEGTRIDVSVPEPLPGSAAELAKEYKALATSWLKKRGAWQVVDRVQQIEDISALADNSGYSPFLTTAQKVQLLETVDAVARLKLAIQWLGEHLAEQDVAESIAKDVQEGVDKQQREFLLRRQLDAVRKELSELNGDPEDESDDYRARVEAADLPGHVREAALKEVEKLERASDQSPEGSWIRTWLDTVLELPWTERTEDAYDIKGAQEVLDAEHAGLQDVKERITEYLAVRKRRAGRGLGVVGGRRGGAVLALVGPPGVGKTSLGESVAHAMGRKFVRVALGGVRDEAEIRGHRRTYVGALPGRIVRAIKEAGSMNPVVLLDEIDKVGSDFRGDPAAALLEVLDPAQNHTFRDHYLEVELDLSDVVFLATANVLDAIPEALLDRMELVTLDGYTEDEKVVIARDHLLPRQLERAGLEKDEVGLDESALRKLAGEYTREAGVRNLERAVARLLRKVAAQNELGERDLPFTVAEEDLRGLIGRPHHVPESAQDPAERRTAVPGVATGLAVTGAGGDVLFVEASLADPETGASGLTLTGQLGDVMKESAQIALSFLRSHGAELELPVADLKDRGVHIHFPAGAVPKDGPSAGITLTTALASLLSGRLVRTDVAMTGEVSLTGRVLPIGGLKQKLLAAHRAGITTVVIPQRNEADLDDVPAEVLEKLDVHPVTDVRQVLEIALAPASARARERIPAAA from the coding sequence ATGACTGCTGAGTCGAATGCGTCGAAGGCGTTCACGCCGATCGACCTGCCCGTGCTGCCGCTCGACGACGAGGTCGTGCTGCCCGGAATGGTGGTGCCGCTCGACCTGTCGGACGCGGAGGTGCGTGCCGCGGTGGAGGCCGCGCAGGCGGTCGCGCGGCCCGGAGGCGGCAAGCCCGAGGTGCTGCTCGTGCCGCGCATTGACGGGAACTACACCGGGACCGGTGTCCTGGGCACGGTCGAGCAGGTCGGCCGGCTCTCGGACGGTGACCCGGGCGCCCTCATCAGGGCGCGGGACCGTGTGCGGATCGGCGCCGGGACCAGCGGCCCCGGGAGCGCGCTGTGGGTGGAGGGCACCAGGATCGACGTTTCCGTGCCCGAGCCCCTGCCCGGCTCCGCCGCCGAGCTCGCCAAGGAGTACAAGGCGCTCGCCACCAGCTGGCTGAAGAAGCGCGGCGCCTGGCAGGTCGTGGACCGTGTCCAGCAGATCGAGGACATCTCCGCGCTCGCCGACAACTCCGGGTACTCGCCCTTCCTGACCACCGCCCAGAAGGTCCAGCTGCTGGAGACCGTGGACGCGGTCGCCCGTCTGAAGCTGGCCATCCAGTGGCTCGGCGAGCACCTCGCCGAGCAGGATGTCGCGGAGTCCATCGCGAAGGACGTCCAGGAGGGCGTCGACAAGCAGCAGCGCGAATTCCTGCTGCGGCGCCAGCTCGACGCCGTGCGCAAGGAGCTCTCCGAGCTCAACGGCGACCCGGAGGACGAGTCCGACGACTACCGGGCCCGCGTCGAGGCCGCCGACCTGCCCGGGCACGTCCGCGAGGCCGCGCTCAAGGAGGTCGAGAAGCTGGAGCGCGCCTCGGACCAGAGCCCCGAGGGCTCCTGGATCCGGACCTGGCTGGACACCGTTCTCGAACTCCCCTGGACCGAGCGGACCGAGGACGCCTACGACATCAAGGGCGCCCAGGAGGTCCTGGACGCCGAGCACGCCGGACTCCAGGACGTGAAGGAACGCATCACCGAGTACCTCGCGGTACGCAAGCGGCGTGCCGGGCGCGGACTGGGCGTGGTGGGCGGCCGGCGCGGCGGCGCCGTGCTGGCCCTGGTCGGCCCGCCCGGCGTCGGAAAGACGTCGCTCGGCGAGAGCGTCGCGCACGCCATGGGCCGCAAGTTCGTCCGGGTCGCGCTCGGCGGTGTCCGCGACGAGGCCGAGATCCGGGGCCACCGGCGTACGTACGTCGGCGCGCTGCCCGGACGCATCGTACGGGCGATCAAGGAGGCCGGTTCGATGAACCCGGTCGTCCTGCTCGACGAGATCGACAAGGTCGGTTCGGATTTCCGGGGCGACCCGGCGGCCGCCCTGCTCGAAGTGCTCGACCCGGCGCAGAACCACACCTTCCGTGACCACTACCTGGAGGTCGAACTCGACCTCAGTGACGTCGTGTTCCTGGCGACGGCCAACGTCCTGGACGCCATTCCCGAGGCCCTGCTCGACCGCATGGAGCTGGTCACGCTGGACGGCTACACCGAGGACGAGAAGGTCGTCATCGCCCGGGACCACCTGCTCCCGCGTCAGCTGGAGCGGGCCGGTCTGGAGAAGGACGAGGTCGGGCTCGACGAGTCCGCGCTGCGCAAGCTGGCCGGCGAGTACACCCGCGAGGCCGGGGTGCGCAATCTGGAGCGGGCCGTCGCGCGGCTGCTCCGCAAGGTCGCGGCCCAGAACGAACTGGGCGAGCGGGACCTCCCGTTCACGGTGGCCGAGGAGGACCTGCGGGGTCTGATCGGCAGGCCGCACCACGTTCCCGAGTCCGCCCAGGACCCCGCCGAGCGCCGCACCGCGGTGCCGGGTGTGGCCACCGGGCTCGCGGTGACCGGAGCGGGCGGCGACGTGCTGTTCGTCGAGGCGTCGCTGGCCGACCCGGAGACCGGGGCGTCCGGACTGACCCTGACCGGTCAGCTCGGCGACGTGATGAAGGAGTCCGCGCAGATCGCCCTCAGTTTCCTGCGGTCGCACGGCGCGGAGCTGGAGCTGCCGGTCGCCGACCTCAAGGACCGGGGTGTGCACATCCACTTCCCGGCGGGCGCGGTCCCCAAGGACGGCCCGAGCGCCGGCATCACCCTGACGACGGCCCTGGCGTCGCTGCTCTCCGGACGGCTCGTCCGTACGGATGTGGCGATGACCGGTGAGGTGTCCCTGACCGGGCGGGTGCTGCCGATCGGCGGCCTCAAGCAGAAGCTGCTGGCGGCACACCGCGCGGGCATCACCACGGTGGTGATCCCCCAGCGCAACGAGGCCGACCTGGACGACGTCCCGGCCGAGGTGCTGGAGAAGCTGGACGTCCACCCGGTCACCGACGTGCGCCAGGTGCTGGAGATCGCCCTCGCCCCGGCCTCGGCCAGGGCGCGGGAGAGGATCCCGGCCGCCGCGTAG
- a CDS encoding IS30 family transposase — protein MDFKIRDRSAIQGRRPLSEERRLYLQLMQQGVSNREACRIVGINEKTGRRWRNGRAPSGGHVGASPITAVAPLPGLSRYLRESDRIHIADRLREKATVRAIAAELGRSPSTVSREIRRNRHPVNGQYRPHAAQARADARRPRPKPGKIGQNPQLRDFIQNHLDIRWSPEQICQALRAQFPQQPEMHVVHETVYQALYVQGRGELRRELARALRSGRARRKPRRQAQQRQPRFATPMVMISERPAEAEDRAVPGHWEGDLIIGKDGKSAIGTLVERATRYVMLLHLPGDHGAESVRDALVTTVQTLPAHLRRSLTWDQGSEMGAHGAFTIATAVPVYFCDPASPWQRGSNENTNGLLRQYFPKGTDLAVHPREHLDAVAAELNGRPRKTLGWETPAERLHKLLAA, from the coding sequence ATGGACTTCAAGATCCGGGACCGGTCCGCTATCCAGGGGCGCCGTCCCTTGTCCGAGGAACGGCGCCTCTACCTTCAGCTCATGCAGCAGGGTGTGAGCAACAGAGAGGCATGCCGGATCGTCGGCATCAACGAGAAGACCGGGCGGCGCTGGCGTAACGGCCGCGCTCCGTCCGGCGGGCACGTCGGGGCGTCACCGATCACCGCGGTGGCGCCTTTGCCCGGTCTCTCGCGGTATCTGCGCGAGAGCGACCGCATACACATCGCCGACCGGCTGCGGGAGAAGGCAACGGTCCGCGCGATAGCCGCCGAGCTCGGCCGCAGCCCGTCCACGGTCAGCCGGGAGATCCGCCGCAACCGTCACCCGGTCAACGGCCAGTACCGGCCGCACGCGGCCCAGGCCCGCGCCGATGCCCGCCGGCCCCGCCCGAAGCCCGGGAAGATCGGCCAGAACCCACAGCTGCGGGACTTCATCCAAAACCACCTGGACATTCGGTGGAGCCCTGAGCAGATCTGCCAGGCTCTGCGGGCACAGTTCCCCCAGCAGCCGGAGATGCACGTGGTCCACGAGACGGTCTACCAGGCCCTCTACGTCCAGGGGCGGGGCGAACTGCGCCGCGAGCTGGCCCGCGCCCTGCGATCGGGCCGTGCCCGGCGCAAACCCCGCCGCCAGGCCCAGCAGCGCCAGCCGCGGTTCGCCACTCCGATGGTCATGATCAGCGAACGACCGGCGGAGGCGGAGGACCGGGCCGTCCCCGGCCATTGGGAGGGCGACCTCATCATCGGCAAGGACGGCAAGTCCGCCATCGGCACCCTGGTCGAGCGCGCCACCCGCTACGTCATGCTCCTGCACCTGCCCGGCGACCACGGCGCCGAAAGCGTCCGGGACGCCCTGGTCACCACGGTCCAGACCCTGCCCGCCCACCTCCGAAGGTCCCTGACCTGGGACCAGGGAAGCGAGATGGGCGCTCACGGCGCCTTCACCATCGCCACCGCCGTCCCGGTCTACTTCTGCGACCCCGCCAGCCCCTGGCAACGAGGCTCGAACGAAAACACCAACGGCCTGCTCCGCCAGTACTTCCCCAAAGGCACCGACCTCGCCGTCCACCCCCGCGAACACCTCGACGCCGTCGCTGCTGAGCTGAACGGCCGCCCACGCAAAACGCTCGGCTGGGAAACCCCAGCCGAGCGCCTGCATAAACTACTCGCGGCCTGA
- a CDS encoding polysaccharide deacetylase family protein — protein sequence MPGKTTPWGTGLAAALVTVLTLSLGGCSMETTAPGSARADAASDAKGSFGQADCRKAKCIALTFDAGPGKDTPRLLDILKEKKVPATFFLLGKNHVLEHPDTVRRIAAEGHEVANHTWSHEILTDKKPDEIRAELEKTQDAIAEITGRKPRLMRPPQGRTDDTVSRISKELGLSEILWSTTAKDYSTNDSALIRKRTLDQAGRDGIILLHDIYKGTVPAVPGIIDALLKDGYTFVTVPQLMAPAEPVPGTVYRP from the coding sequence GTGCCCGGAAAGACGACTCCGTGGGGTACGGGGTTGGCCGCCGCTCTTGTGACGGTGCTCACGCTCTCTCTCGGCGGCTGCTCGATGGAGACGACGGCTCCCGGGTCGGCGCGGGCCGACGCCGCCTCCGACGCCAAGGGCTCCTTCGGGCAGGCGGACTGCCGCAAGGCCAAGTGCATCGCCCTGACGTTCGACGCCGGGCCCGGGAAGGACACCCCCCGCCTCCTGGACATCCTCAAGGAGAAGAAGGTGCCGGCCACGTTCTTCCTGCTCGGCAAGAACCACGTGCTCGAACACCCCGACACCGTGCGGCGCATCGCAGCCGAGGGCCACGAGGTCGCCAACCACACCTGGTCGCACGAGATCCTGACCGACAAGAAGCCCGACGAGATACGCGCCGAACTGGAGAAGACCCAGGACGCGATAGCGGAGATCACGGGCAGGAAGCCTCGGCTGATGCGTCCGCCGCAGGGCCGCACCGACGACACGGTCTCCAGGATCAGCAAGGAGCTGGGGCTCTCCGAGATCCTCTGGAGCACGACGGCCAAGGACTACTCGACGAACGACTCCGCGCTGATCAGGAAGCGGACCCTCGACCAGGCGGGCCGGGACGGGATCATCCTGCTGCACGACATCTACAAGGGCACGGTGCCCGCGGTGCCGGGCATCATCGACGCGCTGCTGAAGGACGGCTACACCTTCGTGACGGTCCCCCAGCTGATGGCCCCGGCGGAGCCCGTACCCGGCACGGTCTACCGCCCCTGA
- a CDS encoding lysozyme, protein MPVLRSGSAASARRPRLFAAGTLLAALALLVTLPGAASAADAATVPERGTARMGQGVIAHDGQGRSTPTGTNAVQTEGVDVSSHQGNVAWSTLWNSGVKWAYVKATEGTYYKNTYFTQQYTGSYNVGMIRGTYHFATPDTTSGAAQANYFVDNGGGWSRDGRTLPGVLDIEWNPYGAQCYGKTQAGMVAWIRDFVNTYKARTGRDAVIYTATSWWKDCTGNNAGFGATNPLWVARYNTTVGELPAGWGYYTMWQYTSSGPTVGDHNHFNGALDRVVALANG, encoded by the coding sequence ATGCCCGTGCTCAGATCCGGATCCGCAGCTTCAGCCCGCCGCCCCCGCCTCTTCGCGGCGGGCACACTCCTCGCCGCCCTCGCCCTCCTGGTCACACTGCCCGGCGCCGCGTCCGCGGCGGACGCCGCGACCGTTCCCGAACGGGGTACGGCCCGGATGGGCCAGGGTGTCATCGCCCACGACGGCCAGGGGCGCTCCACTCCCACGGGGACGAACGCCGTCCAGACCGAAGGCGTGGACGTCAGCAGCCACCAGGGCAACGTCGCCTGGTCGACCCTGTGGAACAGCGGCGTGAAGTGGGCCTACGTCAAGGCCACGGAGGGGACGTACTACAAGAACACGTACTTCACGCAGCAGTACACGGGCTCGTACAACGTCGGCATGATCCGGGGCACCTACCACTTCGCCACCCCGGACACGACCAGCGGCGCGGCCCAGGCGAACTACTTCGTGGACAACGGCGGCGGCTGGTCCAGGGACGGCAGGACGCTGCCCGGCGTGCTGGACATCGAGTGGAATCCGTACGGCGCGCAGTGCTACGGCAAGACCCAGGCCGGCATGGTCGCCTGGATCCGCGACTTCGTGAACACCTACAAGGCGCGGACCGGACGGGACGCGGTGATCTACACCGCCACGAGCTGGTGGAAGGACTGCACGGGCAACAACGCCGGCTTCGGCGCCACCAACCCGCTCTGGGTGGCCCGCTACAACACCACGGTCGGTGAACTCCCGGCCGGGTGGGGCTACTACACGATGTGGCAGTACACGTCGTCGGGCCCGACGGTCGGCGACCACAACCACTTCAACGGTGCGCTCGACCGCGTGGTGGCACTCGCGAACGGCTGA
- a CDS encoding MarR family transcriptional regulator produces the protein MRGADVHGSGSGGGPGATAGSGVDHEFLALERELAVFLRRARANSGEMAREVHPDLEAAAYGLLVRLESAGRQRATDLAAYFGVGKATVSRQLRALEGLGLVARETDPADGRASLVRLTEEGLARFRSVRDARRGRYALKLADWDRAEVAELARLLHHFNERAED, from the coding sequence ATGAGGGGTGCTGACGTGCACGGGAGCGGAAGCGGCGGTGGACCCGGTGCGACGGCCGGGAGTGGTGTGGACCATGAATTCCTGGCCCTGGAGCGGGAGTTGGCTGTCTTCTTGCGCCGGGCGCGGGCCAATTCGGGGGAAATGGCCCGCGAGGTCCATCCGGATCTGGAGGCCGCGGCCTACGGGCTCCTCGTACGGCTGGAGTCCGCGGGGCGGCAGCGTGCCACCGATCTCGCCGCCTACTTCGGCGTGGGCAAGGCGACCGTGAGCCGTCAGCTGCGCGCCCTGGAGGGCCTCGGCCTGGTGGCGCGGGAGACCGATCCGGCGGACGGCCGCGCCTCGCTGGTCCGCCTCACCGAGGAGGGCCTCGCGCGCTTCCGCAGTGTCCGTGACGCGCGCCGGGGCCGTTACGCCCTCAAGCTCGCCGACTGGGACCGGGCCGAGGTCGCGGAACTGGCGCGGCTGCTCCACCACTTCAACGAGCGCGCCGAGGACTGA
- a CDS encoding protein phosphatase 2C domain-containing protein: MRIELATEPGSPERPNEDWVSAAAPAAGQGGALVLLDGVTPPSGSDGCVHSVPWFTARLGGALAELSASRRDLTLAEVLSMSIRRTADTHRSLCDLSHPRTPQATVVLARWDDERVEHLVLSDSALLVEAPDGTVRPLLDDRIDRLPPGSLASEEIADARVRNKEGGFFTAAADPSVTSRAVTGETPRAEVRALAALTDGASRWTEKFREGDWTAALEVLRKEGPQGLIGRVRELERADTGRVHLRRGKTHDDATAVLVEL, encoded by the coding sequence ATGCGTATCGAACTCGCCACCGAGCCCGGCAGCCCCGAACGCCCCAACGAGGACTGGGTGTCGGCCGCCGCGCCCGCGGCAGGCCAGGGCGGTGCCCTCGTTCTGCTCGACGGCGTCACACCTCCCTCCGGCAGTGACGGCTGCGTGCACTCGGTTCCGTGGTTCACGGCGCGGCTCGGAGGGGCCCTGGCCGAACTGTCCGCTTCGCGGCGGGATCTGACACTGGCCGAGGTCCTCTCGATGTCCATCCGGCGCACCGCCGACACGCACCGTTCCCTGTGTGACCTTTCTCACCCGCGTACGCCTCAGGCAACCGTGGTCCTGGCGCGTTGGGACGACGAGCGGGTCGAGCACCTGGTGCTCTCCGACTCGGCGCTGCTCGTGGAGGCGCCCGACGGCACGGTCCGGCCGCTGCTCGACGACCGGATCGACCGGCTGCCGCCCGGCTCGCTCGCCTCGGAGGAGATCGCGGACGCGCGCGTACGGAACAAGGAGGGCGGCTTCTTCACCGCCGCCGCGGACCCCTCGGTCACGTCACGCGCCGTGACCGGCGAGACGCCGCGGGCCGAGGTCCGGGCACTCGCGGCGCTGACCGACGGGGCGAGCCGCTGGACGGAGAAGTTCCGGGAGGGCGACTGGACGGCCGCCCTGGAGGTGCTCCGCAAGGAGGGGCCGCAGGGGCTGATCGGCCGGGTCAGGGAGCTGGAGCGGGCGGACACCGGCCGGGTGCATCTGCGCCGCGGCAAGACGCATGACGACGCGACAGCGGTTCTGGTGGAGCTGTGA
- a CDS encoding nitrate- and nitrite sensing domain-containing protein codes for MQKKRPRSKDSAREESGAMPPAAGASKRTVRVRSRLVAGVAVVGITVIAAGAPAALGASSDLNESQRLVTLAELNQQAITLAHSLADERDEVTAHIAGGREDDDSTSGATSTAARVDQQVDEIREAAPAALRRDLAAVPSLRRTALTGKGSAMEAYQAYSEVIAKLHGIADELAEKTPPRAADATRAPLALGGAVEQASATRGLLLAALAVPGTKPQQQIDPFTGLPVQTQDEGAGEDDRNRDELSAAAQQARVRELASLADFDQAAGPSARDRLASTVTGPEVTSAEKYLTRFTDRPELSDSDREADPKKVGAALSARIDRMRGVESALGTAQVKRLEGLRDDDVTALELRLALLGGCFLIAIGVSTAVARTLTQPLAVLRIGAGRIAAEPETAEPVRYTGRNDEFAQVVRSINALHGKLHGLHHDVTGRLEGLQTERGELIAGREALTLQRAELQVKVAELGKQLERLRNTVHHTFVNLSLRTLGLVERQLGVIEGLEEREQDPERLATLFKLDHMATVMRRHSENMLVLAGTDHNQGHAGPIPLVDVLRAAVSEIERYERVTIQSLPPHAQIAGFAADDLSHLVAELLENATSFSPPDSHVELSGWLLETGEVMLSVQDEGIGMSAVRMSELNARLADPASFEAGEQAADGAGLGLQVTSLLAARHGVRVQLREQKGSGVTAVVVLPQALLPKTPPVASPPPVPLPGDAPTLNLPGSVAEANSNALPPRSATPAEDPLIAAAERTLQTAAPQPSAPEQPAAPQPAAPEQPAAPQHAAPEQAAPAAAEPVVEPASAPVPDAGPAAGPGAAEEPESESETTMQVRLPAQQDAPSPYAIGPDRHERAVDTSPAPAPGAPAAEPAADALPGPRQPLTGLGEEVPDPAPLPERLTDKGLPKRTPRIAAPPAAPATERKGTLDKEALRRRLGGFHQGAKDGRRDVEAEIAETGTQTDHDRTDGRIDETGDTVEEARS; via the coding sequence GTGCAGAAGAAGCGGCCTCGGAGCAAGGACAGCGCGCGCGAGGAGTCCGGGGCGATGCCTCCGGCAGCGGGTGCCTCCAAGCGGACCGTGCGGGTACGCAGCCGGCTCGTCGCCGGCGTCGCCGTCGTGGGGATCACCGTCATCGCGGCGGGTGCCCCGGCGGCCCTCGGCGCATCCTCCGATCTCAACGAGTCCCAGCGACTGGTCACGCTCGCCGAGCTGAACCAGCAGGCGATCACCCTCGCGCACTCCCTCGCGGACGAACGCGACGAGGTCACCGCCCACATCGCGGGCGGCCGTGAGGACGACGACAGCACCTCCGGCGCGACGAGCACCGCGGCCCGCGTCGACCAGCAGGTGGACGAGATCCGGGAGGCCGCACCGGCGGCGCTCCGCCGGGACCTCGCCGCCGTCCCCTCGCTGCGCAGGACCGCCCTCACCGGCAAGGGCTCCGCGATGGAGGCCTACCAGGCGTACTCCGAGGTGATCGCCAAGCTCCACGGCATCGCCGACGAGCTCGCCGAGAAGACCCCGCCGCGTGCCGCCGACGCCACCCGGGCCCCGCTCGCCCTCGGCGGTGCCGTGGAGCAGGCCTCCGCCACCAGGGGGCTGCTCCTGGCCGCGCTCGCCGTGCCCGGCACCAAGCCGCAGCAGCAGATCGACCCCTTCACCGGCCTGCCCGTGCAGACCCAGGACGAGGGTGCCGGCGAGGACGACCGCAACCGCGACGAGCTGAGCGCCGCCGCCCAGCAGGCGCGGGTGCGCGAGCTGGCCTCCCTCGCCGATTTCGACCAGGCGGCCGGCCCCTCCGCCCGGGACCGGCTCGCCTCCACGGTGACCGGACCGGAGGTCACCAGCGCGGAGAAGTACCTCACCCGGTTCACCGACCGGCCCGAGCTGTCCGACTCCGACCGGGAGGCCGACCCCAAGAAGGTCGGGGCGGCGCTCTCCGCCCGGATCGACCGCATGCGCGGAGTCGAGTCCGCGCTGGGCACGGCGCAGGTGAAGCGTCTGGAGGGGCTGCGCGACGACGACGTCACCGCGCTGGAACTCCGCCTCGCCCTCCTCGGCGGCTGCTTCCTGATCGCCATCGGTGTCTCCACCGCCGTCGCCCGCACCCTCACCCAGCCGCTCGCCGTCCTGCGGATCGGGGCCGGCCGTATCGCCGCCGAGCCCGAGACCGCCGAACCGGTGCGCTACACCGGGCGCAACGACGAGTTCGCGCAGGTCGTACGGTCCATCAACGCCCTCCACGGCAAGCTGCACGGACTGCACCACGACGTCACCGGCCGGCTGGAGGGCCTGCAGACCGAGCGCGGCGAACTGATCGCCGGCCGCGAGGCCCTCACGCTCCAGCGTGCCGAACTCCAGGTCAAGGTGGCGGAGCTCGGAAAGCAGCTCGAACGGCTGCGGAACACCGTCCACCACACCTTCGTCAACCTCTCGCTGCGTACGCTCGGGCTCGTCGAGCGCCAGCTCGGCGTCATCGAGGGCCTGGAGGAGCGCGAGCAGGATCCGGAACGCCTCGCGACCCTCTTCAAGCTGGACCACATGGCCACCGTCATGCGGCGCCACAGCGAGAACATGCTGGTCCTCGCGGGAACCGACCACAACCAGGGCCACGCGGGCCCGATCCCGCTCGTCGACGTACTGCGCGCCGCGGTCAGCGAGATCGAGCGGTACGAGCGGGTCACCATCCAGTCCCTGCCGCCGCACGCCCAGATCGCGGGCTTCGCCGCCGACGACCTGAGCCACCTCGTCGCCGAACTCCTGGAGAACGCGACCTCCTTCTCCCCGCCCGACTCCCATGTCGAGCTCTCCGGCTGGCTGCTGGAGACCGGGGAGGTGATGCTCTCCGTGCAGGACGAGGGCATCGGCATGTCGGCGGTCCGGATGAGCGAACTCAATGCCAGGCTGGCCGACCCGGCGTCCTTCGAAGCGGGCGAACAGGCCGCGGACGGGGCCGGGCTCGGTCTTCAGGTGACCTCGCTGCTGGCGGCCCGCCACGGCGTGCGGGTGCAGCTGCGCGAACAGAAGGGGAGCGGGGTGACCGCGGTCGTCGTCCTTCCGCAGGCGCTGCTGCCCAAGACGCCGCCCGTGGCCTCCCCGCCGCCCGTTCCGCTGCCCGGGGACGCACCCACGCTGAACCTCCCGGGATCGGTCGCCGAGGCCAACTCGAACGCGTTGCCGCCCCGTTCGGCCACCCCCGCCGAGGACCCGCTGATCGCGGCCGCCGAGCGGACCCTCCAGACGGCGGCCCCGCAGCCCTCGGCTCCGGAGCAGCCGGCGGCCCCGCAGCCCGCCGCTCCGGAGCAGCCGGCAGCCCCGCAGCACGCCGCTCCGGAGCAGGCCGCACCCGCCGCGGCCGAGCCCGTGGTGGAGCCGGCGTCGGCACCCGTGCCGGACGCCGGCCCCGCGGCCGGACCGGGCGCCGCCGAGGAGCCCGAGTCCGAGTCCGAGACCACGATGCAGGTCAGGCTGCCCGCGCAGCAGGACGCGCCGAGCCCGTACGCCATCGGTCCCGACCGTCACGAGCGTGCCGTCGACACCAGCCCCGCGCCCGCGCCCGGAGCCCCGGCCGCCGAGCCCGCCGCCGATGCCCTTCCCGGCCCCCGGCAGCCGCTGACCGGACTGGGCGAGGAGGTGCCCGACCCGGCGCCGCTGCCCGAGCGCCTCACGGACAAGGGACTGCCCAAGCGCACCCCGAGGATCGCGGCACCGCCGGCGGCCCCGGCCACCGAGCGCAAGGGCACCCTCGACAAGGAGGCCCTGCGCCGCCGGCTCGGCGGGTTCCACCAGGGCGCGAAGGACGGCCGCCGCGACGTCGAGGCGGAGATCGCCGAGACCGGCACACAGACCGACCACGACCGTACCGACGGTCGAATCGATGAGACGGGGGACACAGTCGAGGAGGCACGCAGTTGA
- a CDS encoding roadblock/LC7 domain-containing protein: MTASSTFGLSAEARNLHWLLSNLVEEVPGVHSVTVVSSDGLMLLSSDPGLATAEAGGRRTGPRGSSADLATIVSGIGSLTIGAAKLMDGGGVKQTMVAMDEGSVFVMSISDGSLLGVHATPDCDMSVIAYHMALFVGRAGHVLTPELRSELRKSMESTQ, encoded by the coding sequence TTGACCGCATCCAGCACATTCGGGCTGAGCGCCGAGGCCCGGAACCTGCACTGGTTGCTGAGCAACCTCGTGGAGGAGGTGCCAGGGGTCCACTCGGTCACCGTCGTCTCGTCCGACGGACTGATGCTGCTCTCCTCCGACCCCGGTCTCGCGACGGCCGAGGCCGGAGGACGGCGGACGGGCCCCAGGGGTTCCAGCGCCGACCTCGCCACCATCGTCTCCGGCATCGGGTCCCTCACGATCGGCGCCGCCAAGCTGATGGACGGCGGTGGCGTCAAGCAGACGATGGTCGCCATGGACGAGGGCAGCGTCTTCGTCATGTCGATCAGCGACGGTTCCCTGCTCGGTGTGCACGCCACCCCCGACTGCGACATGAGCGTCATCGCCTACCACATGGCGCTCTTCGTCGGCCGCGCCGGACACGTACTCACCCCCGAACTCCGCAGTGAGCTGCGCAAATCGATGGAGAGCACCCAGTGA
- a CDS encoding DUF742 domain-containing protein codes for MTSAAEPVRKLPVRGADRRVARVRPYSLTGGRTRFGHVLLVETFVAALDAPEERRELTNGNLASRVMPELHAIVELCRRMRTVAEISALLKMPLGVVRVLLSDLADQGKIRVYGTGHGTGQPDRALLERVLNGLRRL; via the coding sequence GTGACGTCAGCTGCTGAACCCGTACGAAAACTCCCGGTCCGCGGTGCCGACCGCAGAGTCGCACGGGTCCGTCCGTACTCCCTCACCGGAGGCCGCACCCGCTTCGGCCACGTCCTGCTCGTCGAGACGTTCGTCGCGGCGCTGGACGCCCCCGAGGAGCGCCGCGAGCTCACGAACGGCAACCTCGCCTCGCGCGTCATGCCCGAGCTCCACGCCATCGTCGAACTCTGCCGCCGTATGCGTACGGTCGCGGAGATCTCCGCCCTGCTGAAGATGCCGCTCGGCGTGGTCCGTGTGCTGCTCAGCGACTTGGCCGACCAGGGAAAGATCCGCGTCTACGGAACCGGTCACGGCACCGGCCAGCCCGACCGCGCGCTGCTCGAAAGGGTGCTCAATGGACTCCGCCGTCTCTGA